The DNA region AATGCTACTTTACCTCCTCCACTTCAGGCAGAAGCTCATCTCGTTTCTCTCCACCCGACACGAATGTACATGAAGATCCCACTTGTCGGCTTTCTATTGAACACTTGCAGGAGTTAAAGTGACACATCAACAGTAGTTTCATCAAATTCCGACTGAGACATACCCATGTCGGATTTATCTGTTGACCCGTTCTCTTCGCTCCTGAGGCACCTCATCGGCTTATCCGGCGAGTCTCCATCCATCAGGTAGGCCACAAAAATGGTCTCCAGCAAGCTGAGCAGCATCAAGGCGAAGATGACGATGCAGTAGGTGGCTGTTAAAGTGTCAAAGTCCCTGTATTTATAGAGCTGACAGTAATCAGAACAAATTTGCTGCCTTTTTGCATGTATCGTGCGCaaaggcataggtttgcatagggacggtagggacataacactaccaactttttcaggatgctcaaactgtcctcattaacttttaagcaagcttatatttattatatattgggttcagttatataagtaatttagattatcttcccatatgttgtaagggtaGAATTGACGTAACATTATTACGTGAATTATTTGCCTTATGTTCGGACCTACATTTACCCATTTTCCCTTGCTTAAtgcgccggtccatttttttcccctcaaacgcccgTTtgcttggctgatgacttgacccaggggcggactggtaggtaatctgtgggttctggaggatcacagaacggccggtggccgccattcattatacatcactgtttttatcccccctagcctcggattatctacagttcgcatccaatccgacaggtggcagcaatgcgccagctgttcatcgccagtctgatagaagaacgaagaaagcacaaagtagccttcattggttctttGTGGAAGCAAACTAGCGACGTGCGtcaatgcacaatatggatggcggtggcaaaaaaagaaaagaagaaagaagggtggcgcggagaaggttagggagaaaaaaaataaagaaactggagagtgaagcattaaaatgtcataagttgacaaatattttcgcaagcagcagtccatACAACGGCCACGTTGGGTAACAGCAGCTCAGCCCCTGGCGATTAGTGTTGTATCAGTCacgaacaattcgttcaaaaagaacgaattgtttgggtgaacgagaccgaactaatcaccatctgcactgattcgttctaggaAGTTAGTGCttattcgctgcgtgggagggcgctgagcaagcggcagcgtcgtctgacatcgcacacgaccaatcagacgccagcctcatcgcgggcaggggagggagcggaaacagaatcagggcgtctgtcactcacttccacgtgtggccaggggcggactggtaatctgtgggttctggaggatcacagaacggccggtgccctggacggccggcggccgccattcattatacatcactgtttttatcctccctatcctctgattaactacagttcgcatccaatccgacaggtggcagcaatgcgcctggcactgccaatctgatagaagaacgaagaaagcacagagtagccttcattggatccttgtggaagcaaaatagcaacATGCGTCAATAcgaatggtggtggcaaaaaaagaaaagagaagggtggcgctgagaaggttagggagaaaaaattaaagaaactggagagcgaagcattaaaatgtcataaattgacaaatattttcgcaagctgcaacggccacgtcgggtaacaagtCAACAGCCCAGCCCCCGGCGATGCTGAGtgtgggagcggcagccgctctgacgtgcaaccggtgcagggagagagaaaagaagagggaggggggtAACGATATGGAACTTCCCCAGACAAACGCAGGGAAAGTAAGTAgtgatgaagagggttacttgctcggtatactggcagttatccaccaggtagctacattttaaatgaaataaatgacaattaaagggttagtgccagctagcccatgtacccgtttgcaatcgtgtcaagttacagtatgctagtcctactagcactctcctaagaaaaatattttagctgtaaaacaacgtatgcacacgcagcagcaatattaattcagaagaaatataacaaaatattaataaactttactttaaagtttaggtagttaaattgatgttatatatattaatcatttatatatcgttttgttttaaggttaatactttccaatgaaggttatgtatacaggatttgtcttgaaatgtttattgtattttcattgaaatgtattatttgtatggcaagattaattatggcaaggcaaatttatttatatagcacaattcaacacaaggcaattcaaagtgctttacatcacatgaagaccataaaaatcacatttaaatcaacacaacaggGGTCtctaaaccggtcctcaagggacgctgtggggcctggtttttgtttcaaccgatcgagtaccgacagtttaaccaaacaagtttctgctaaaacaagcagcacctgactgcaatcaactgattacacttgtaagacaccagattggtggatacgtgttgtcttgttttgttggaaagaaatccagcacccgctgcggccctatgtgtaatagtttggagaccactgaattatggcataaacaatgaagtcattttatagacagagatatatagagatatattataatcaattggatacataaaacttgctttgaaaaataaattctttcatttgtttattcaggttgatcatagagctagtacagaaaatgaatcaaactccagttcagccttgcagtactttgagcgcctcaagtcagacagtcacagtctagacacattttcttcattttttctcaaagtgcacgaaattgatgcattttacaataaaatgtgtaaaaaaaaaatttttttttttaatccccgggggggcatgcccccgaaCCCCCTAGGGGGTCGGTGTTTCCCTTCTTATAgcaattcttgtgggctgggctgagtcaaagtccagggctgctttttagtcccagtccgcccctgcgtgtggccaataagcagccagcgtgcaggcaggggggaaagactgagttttgtcacttcccgttcagtgattcggtcctccggttcctgacctagcttgctgctaacttgactttccagtaatgactatgcggtgaacgagtcataaaatgaaaggaaatgactttgtcacatatttgttaagtggagcctatcaaatgctgctcaaacagacaaaaacaccacacaaatctagcgagcatggtttagtgtactacttttctcaacagactcgggactacccatgacgacatactatcaaattcacagtaatttaaaacacgggtagctacgaagcaagcaaaagctgagctgcggtcgcgtgacggcagtgaagggggcagaaaactcactatatggaggcttcatggcagcgataatgacctcatatgtgcacagaaaaaaaagaatatttagtatgatcaccataatactgatttgcaatgaaactgtaaatACAtgccaattttttccgagtgttttatttttttttcgtgtcagagcgtgtcgggggttggttggtttgacaaattatgtcaatccgtccatcatgtgctactcaagcgcccaaaaacaatgcacgcggacacgggagatgtcgcaatatgtctacatttttcttaacagactaatgagagtagaaaggcaacatcgtaaagagcaaacaattatttctcgtcagcatttgacgatctgagatgcggggacgacaggggagctgaccggattattttatttattaataccagtgcaaaaattcaatatgatcatcttaatactgatttgcaattaaactggcaaatatcaaaatgtagtattgtttttatttcagagcagcatatttgacaactagctatttacactttagttttaacaatagtgaccaaaaataatagtaatgagcataaaaacaaaaatacaacagagcgagaggtaaatatgatgtgttggtcgttccatatttagaaattaaacttttgatttatttttattttcgtgacagcaagcatgctgcgttggctggtagcagcagcattgtatatgtgatcaagaacatgctaaagaaagtccatgcgcccccgaccccaaacccccactactcccacaaaaggaaaatgtttaaccgtgtcctaaatcgaaatgcaagcacaagccatgactttgagcccatagaactaggacagacgacgcggaagttctctctcgcttttgcagcagtgggagggagacgaggctgtctgtgaaagcagaatgatatcgcctgtcactcatttccgaaactacgcggtcaatgaggagcctgtgtgcaatcgAGGGAGGGACCAACCAATGTcaattcccgttcagttatactgcgaagcgggctttggtgattcgttcggcaacgtcacttcccgttcacttaccgaacgattcatttgggcggggagggagatgaggggggcgaacgattcgttgaacgatttgtttgaacgaatctttttactgaacgaaccggaatggattcgtttactcaagtgaacgacagatcccgtcactactggcgatggtgagagggggagcgggtgccgctctgacgtgcagccggtgcagggagagagaaaagaagagggagggtgtaatgataagctggtggaagttccccagacaagcgcagggcaagtaaaaagggatgaagagggtcacttgctcggtatactggcaattgttatccaccaggtagctacattttaaatgaaataaatgacaaagggttagtgccagctagtccgtttgcaatcgtgtcaagttacagtatgctagtcctactatcactctcctaaggaaaaatattttagctgtaaaacaacgtatgcacacgcagccgcaatattaattcaaaagaaatataacaatattaataaaatgaatggttttactttaaagtttagttagttaaattgatatgatatatatttttaatcatgcatgtatcgttttgttttctggttaatattttccaatgaaggttatgtatccaggatttgtcttgaaatgtttattgcatgttcattgaaatttattatttgtatggcaaaattaattatggcaggggtctccaaaccggtcctcaagggccgctgtggggcctggtatttttttcaaccgatcgagtaccgacagtttaaccaatgaagtttctgctaaaacaagcggcacctgactgcaatcaactgattacacttgtaagacaccagattggtgcataggtgttgtcttgttttgttggaatgaaatcctgcgcccgatgcggccctatgtggaatggtttggagaccactgaattatggcataaacaatgaaatcattttatagacagagatatatagagatatattataatcaattggatacataaaacttgctttgaaaaataaattctttcatttgtttttttaggttgatcatagagctagtacagaaaatgaacccaactccagttcagccttgcaatactttgagcgccccaagtcagacagtcacagtctagacacattttcttcattttctctcgaagtgcacgaaattgatgcattttacaataaaatgtaaaaaaaaaaaaaaaattgccaacaaagggtacataacaaagtattgagatgaacttttggtattgaccaaatacttattttccaccatgatttgcaaataaattcttgaaaaatcaaacaatgtgattttctgttttttttttttcacattctgtctctcatggttgaggtttacctatgttgacaattacaggcctctctaatattttcaagtgggagaacttgcacaattagtggttgactaaatacttatttgccccactgtacattttgacaacatgccgcctcctccgcccccttcaaagaggctattagaagtttttttgccagcagcagccacaggaagtaatataaaaagacgtcaatgttatggacgagggaaacacaccactaattttgctactgaaagtacaacctgcatcagagttaacataacattaaactgtgtgaatttgctaacctgcaaaatttGTGTAGgaggctgcttagagagaagtgtccttctttttgtgttttctaTTGTAACATtaataaactgtgagaaatgtagtgaactctgccggaaactatagaaccagaaaaacagAGAGAGAGGTCCTATTCTGTGTTTCACAGGAAGGTGttgacagtcaaaaaacacacattctgctggtttttttctgttttttgttgttgttttttttaatgctgcaagctacccacactagtgttgtgatcgacgtaatgagcacccctgatttagcctatcaattaattagattcatatttgtgagaaatgtagccctgacccatgttcacccaatctgtttggtcttattaatgtcccgtcccgagCAAAAAGTGAACATgtgggttatgctgttatatcgtcccagcTAATGTTGAGACcagacctacgcccttgatggaGTTTTAAATGAGCAATAAATAGGTGAAATTATGTACTGTACCAATAAGCGGTGTCTTGTTGGACATGGAAGGTAAGATGTCGTTGAGGATGAGCAACAACACAGAAATGGCGAGCATCACGGTGACTTTGAACCCCAGCTTCTCGCCGTGGTGGTCTGGAATAAAGAAGGAGGCCAGGTCCAGTACCAGGAAGAAGAGGATGGGCAGCAGGAAGTTGATGACGTGCAACAAGGGTCGCCTTCTGATGACAAACTACAAGCGCGGGAGTTAGTTTGGAGCACTTTTATTGGAATTTTGGAAAACTGCAGTACCGTGTACACCAACTGCGCCCAGTCTTTTTCATCCATGGTGATGTTGCTGCTGCTTACGGACAAATGGAGGAACTCCCACTCTCCCTGAGAATGCATCCAAGCTTTGCTGAACTCGGTAGCCCGCGATGAGTTCGCCACCGGGATGACTTGCAGGTCTTTATCTGCGTGGCCGAAAAATACAGGTGAAAATAGGTGCATTTAAGCAGAAAGAATTGTGTTTAATacaatgaaaatatatttttccccGATGAGTTCAGgggagaaaaacataaataaaagccAAAATTTCCCACAAGTAGTTAAAATAACCGTCATCAGACAATTTTAAATGCcagtactattttagccaatcaactgCGAGGGTCTCACATTGTTCTGCCTACTCTTCATTTGTCagtaatagatgtccaatttgaagtgggagtgtgacaggtacagtggtatgaaaaagtatctgaaccttttggaatttctcatatttctgcataaaatcagcatcaaatgtgatctgatctttgtcaaaatcacacagatgtaaaaccaatgtctgctttaactaaaaccacccaaacatttataggttttcatattttaatgaggatagcatgcaaacaaagacagaaaggggaaaataagtaagtgaaccctctgcctaaggagacctaaagagcaattgaaaccaatattTACCGAACAATTTGAGTGAGGTATGTGCCAAATCATTGATGAGTGagctgccctgcccattataaaacacacacctggtaagaattgtctagatgagaagcattgtctgatgtgcatgatggctcggtcaaaagagctgtctgaagacctgtgatcaaggattgttgatttgtataaagctgggaaaggacacaaaaccacctctaaaagtcttgatgttcatcaatcaacagtcagggggggcacaaaataataaatgtaatggttcacttacttattttcccccttctgtcattctttgcatactatcctcattaaaatataaaaacctataaatgtttgggtggttttagttaaagcagccatttttttcatctgtgtgattttgacaaagatcagatcacatttgatggagatttttggcagaaatgtgagaaactcgttatgatactttttcataacactgtaaTTAATTTTCGTTCATTCGCCGCTGGCCCTCcatcttcaaatggattggacgtctagcagcgtcagtggcagacaaagaattcataaacaTACGTTAAGCATTGCAGAACTACATAAGTGAGTAAAAAAATAGTAATgatgataaaaaattttaaaaaactaaatagagGAAATATTACTGAAAAATTAAGAAGATTATAATTAaagttaataattaaaaatctgaaaatcctAAAGTAAAGCGAAATCAAagagataaaaaaaagaaaagtaaattttgaaaattaattaaataatgaaATGGATACGTTTAATAAATAATGGAAAATAAAAGTACGAATTTATTCAGGAATTCGTACTCCTACCAGTTTTTCCTTATGTATTCTATATTTTATTCTATATAattaaaagcaattaaatgGTAA from Corythoichthys intestinalis isolate RoL2023-P3 chromosome 21, ASM3026506v1, whole genome shotgun sequence includes:
- the LOC130909705 gene encoding 5-hydroxytryptamine receptor 3A-like isoform X2 gives rise to the protein MKVLVTVLILSGLGVASQGKVCSFQEVVDHLNLTSNNRAYQLTRPVLDHTHPTVVELNIILYAILGVIEKTQTFIPFLWLTMCWTDERIFWDPDKFCGITELSLPVEMLWKPDIMILEMVEKDNSQPNFYMQVKHDGTIWMDQDVRAVSMCMMDVHKFPFDTQRCNISLTSAASEYKDLQVIPVANSSRATEFSKAWMHSQGEWEFLHLSVSSSNITMDEKDWAQLVYTFVIRRRPLLHVINFLLPILFFLVLDLASFFIPDHHGEKLGFKVTVMLAISVLLLILNDILPSMSNKTPLIATYCIVIFALMLLSLLETIFVAYLMDGDSPDKPMRCLRSEENGSTDKSDMADKWDLHVHSCRVERNEMSFCLKWRRSTTARWGRNLDCCC